A window of the Heptranchias perlo isolate sHepPer1 unplaced genomic scaffold, sHepPer1.hap1 HAP1_SCAFFOLD_191, whole genome shotgun sequence genome harbors these coding sequences:
- the LOC137309921 gene encoding probable G-protein coupled receptor 139, with protein MHSPPRGPVYAIYYTVLAAVAVPVNLVAIVILSRGRCGLSRCITRYLVSMAVTDLLVILTAVILNRIPGIYFPGSFLSITPVCSLSITLIYASRDSSVWLTVSFTFDRFVAICCQKLKTKYCTEQTAAVVIGTVCALGFLKSVPWYFLHEHMYIINNVPWYCRLKGIRYTSPLWRAFDWFDRILTPCLPFVLILLLNALTVRHILAANRARRRLRAHSNGENQSDPEMESRRKSIVLLFAISGSFILLWMTYVVQFLYERFTNNYQIQGFSDPKFILQESANMLQLLSSCTNTFIYAVTQSKFREELTNAVKYPLNLIGKLVKS; from the exons atgcACTCCCCGCCCAGAGGTCCGGTCTATGCCATTTACTACACTGTCCTTGCAGCTGTCGCTGTTCCGG TTAATttagtggcgattgtgatcctgtcccgaggaaggtgcggtctctccagatgtatcactcggtacctggtgtccatggcggtGACGGATCTCCTGGTCATTCTCACGGCTGTGATATTAAACCGGATTCCTGGTATTTATTTTCCGGGTAgtttcctgtccatcactccCGTCTGTAGTCTCAGCATTACATTAATTTATGCATCAAGAGACAGTTCTGTCTGGTTAACGGtctctttcacctttgatcgatttgtggccatttgttgccagaagctgaaaactaaatattgcaccgagcaaacggcggctgttgttatagGGACGGTCTGTGCACTGGGATTTTTGAAAAGCGTTCCCTGGTATTTTTTACACGAGCATATGTACATAATTAACAATGTCCCGTGGTATTGCAGACTGAAGGGAATCCGTTATACGTCTCCTCTCTGGCGAGCATTTGACTGGTTTGACCGTATTTTGACCCCGTGTCTCCCTTTCGTTCTGATTCTTCTGCTCAATGCTCTGACCGTCAGACACATTCTAGCGGCCaatagagcccgcaggagactccgggcccacagcaatggagagaatcagagtgacccGGAGATGGAGAGCCGGAGAAAGTCCATCGTTTTACTCTTCGCCATCTCGGGCAGTTTCATCCTGTTGTGGATGACTTATGTTGTACAGTTCTTATATGAGCGATTTACAAATAATTATCAAATCCAAGGTTTCAGTGACCCGAAATTTATTCTGCAGGAAAGTGCAAATATGCTTCAGCTCCTGAGTTCTTGCACCAACacgtttatttatgcagtgactcAGAGTAAATTCAGGGAGGAGTTAACGAATGCGGTCAAATATCCACTGAATCTTATAGGGAAATTAGTTAAATCATGA